TGACCTCATATTTGCCAGTATAATTTGTGTTTAGACTAATCTTTATAATCTCTATTTTTTCAGGTTGTCTAAAATTCACAACAGTGGCAACAACgatggtttttggtttttggttgtttgtttgcagttttcttattttgtaatAATCGCATCAACTCCTTGTGAGTTGGGTCTAATTGTTTTCTAATCTCTACTTGTACTTTGTACTTGTGAGAGTTAAAAGTTGTAGTTGTAATGGTAGATTTGAGCGATGTGATTCATGCCTAGTTTGTTCAGGCATTCGGCTTTTATGCTAAAATTTATCTGGCCTTTTGTGGTCTGTATCTAAATTAACCCTATATGGTTACTATGCTTTCATATTTGTATTACCTCTTTGTGGGCATTTGTATTTGCCCTTGTGTGGCTTATAGTCTTTGTGCTTAATTTATGAATACGATTATCATGTTTCTCtcaaaaaaaagttcattagCTTGAATATTAATTGACTGGTATACTATTatagataaattaataataatattcaatTTACAAAAGGCTTGTAGTTTAAGTGGTTAAGAGTTCCTACGCCTGAGGTCCTATATTCGATTTCCCATGTTccaatattgcttgtataataaaataaaaaactattATTGGTAGATATGCCATGTGCAAGATGCATATTCACATGTGTGTCCTTCCTTTTGCCACACTTGATTATCATTTCAAAACGTTGTTATAGTGCTAGCCATATAAAGTTGATGGCAATTAATTCCATCCAGCTGCCTTCGTAGAGATAGAATGTTATAATTGGCATGGGCACTCAATATAAGAAATGGAAGCCAAACCTAGCTAATAGCAGCACACCACCGGTCCACCGGCATATACAGACAGAGAGCATATATAATAATACTTTGCTTAAAGAAAATGGCTTTGAGTAGAGGtggtaataataataattacaaGCTGGAGAATGTGGAGGCTGAGGTAGAGATCAAATCCAACGCTGACAAATTGTACAAGGTCTTCAGCAACCAGCACCACGCCTTTCCCAAGGCCTCCTCTGATCATGTACACGATGTTGTAGTTCATGAAGGTGACTGGGAAACTTCTGGTTCCATCAAGCTTTGGACATACACCGCAGGTAATAAGTCCAACCGCGACGTAATGACGCCAACACATATGttgattttactttttaattctcaatttttcaaattgtatAACTTTTACTGTGTTTACTCGTTGCAAATGAAATATTTAGTtggaatgtttttttttttctttttgcatatATTCATGGTTTGATATTAGGGGTGGAAACGGTCCAGATTAGATCGGTTTCACTTCAAAATCACGGCTGAACCAATAACAATATAACAATTTAGTTTAATTCAGTTTTAACAAAAATCATGAAGAAAACCGAACTGTCTACTTACTTTCTCTTCTGCGTGGCATCATGTGTGTAGATGGAAATGTTGAGATCTTCAAGGAAAAGGTGGAAATAGATGAAGCAAACAAGTGGGTAAGTTTTACCGCTTTGGAGGGACATGTGCTGGAGCAATACAGAAGCTATAAGATCATTTTTCAGGTCACTCCAAAAAGTGGAGGAGGTCTGGTGAAAATTACTATACATTATGGAAAACTTAATGACAACGTGTTGATGtcagtctcctaattaattaaggagatttacttccttgattaattaagggaattttcctatttttatatagttgataaatcattgtataattaggagatactttcttaattctttactgtatctaattccttgtatAGCACatgtaaactcttatatatacctccttatggagaagaataaaactcaacctaatacattcaaaccatattcatattttagcatggtatcagagcaatcgATCCTCGGTTGTCTCTAAATtctcatatcaaatttttcttcaaacacaAACCATAAATcctcatatcaaatttcttcaaacataaaccctaaatcctcatatcaaatttcttcacacccaaaccctaaatcaaattccttaTATTTACAGCTTCAAATACAAATCTTCATACTTGAGTCCTCATATCCTCTTATcacaaaaccctaaacacaaattcttttttttgttctcttatttttaaatcctTCCGCTGCTATGAATATCGTATCATCTTTCCAAACCGTTGCCTTCACTTCCCCATCCTCCAAAATTGCCACAACAGGTTCCCACGATTATGTTTTGCATAGTTCTTCAAAGAAACACATCTGGGTCATTGACACTGGAGCCACTAATCACATGACCTTTGATCCTGGACAACTTACCTCTCATACCCCGTCTTCTCAATCAGTGGTGTTTAATGCCAATGGTACCCCTTCCCCAGTAATTGGGGAGGgttccctttctctctctgactCCCTTACTTTGGATTCTGTGTTGATAGTTCCATCCTTACATCATAATCTTTTGTCTGTTGCCCAAATTACTATCGCATTGTAACCTTTTGGCCTACTCATTGTGTTTTTCAGAGGCCAAGTCCTCTGACAGTGAAGCCAGCCTCAGTCAAGCTTACAAAATTGGGGGTACGAGTTTTGAGATGCAAACTTCCGAAGTATGGTTATGGCATCGACGTCTTGGACATGCATCGTTTGGATATTTACAAAAGCTATTTCCTTCCTTATTTTCCTAGTTAGATATCTCCAGTTttacgtgacaggacccgacccaattttcgctttgaaattcgagccaagtcctgtgcgtgtccaacacctggcgaatgtcgggcacaaaagaccttcttacccttctcgtttcaaaattcttttaaaatttttcttagacttctgccgaaaattcggcagagtctcccctgtattttgaccaacccaaatttttccacctgtccaacaatcaataaatctacaccaactgccagaatagaataactaagtattcaccagctccagttttccactaaaactagatatcagagcattttctataGTTTATCGGGTTTCAAGGgcttttctacaaaactctaccttacttggtggcgcggaagctatgaatggcccggtggtggatcctgcgtacttctacggcctgggggcgaaaaacaagttgaaaatgtgagtggaccaaacataagattttgaaaacagtttataatcataataacccccatagtaaaaataacttgataagtaaagCTAAAGTTTACCTGGGTTTAATATAAAGTATTCCTCTAAAgatatctatatataacaGTATGCATGTAGATTCGTAAAGCTGAATAATTATATGAAGAGATAAAACATGCACGTATTctgagaaaactgatataagaTGATTGAAGTCAATAGCTGCATAAAAGTGCTCAAAttactttaaaactaccacctaagtgtacccctgaaaatccgtcaattcccctggcaggtctcgggcgacacgcagtctacccgagcctgcaaactggcgaaatcaggggactatgatcagcctgatccgccggcaggtctcgatgacaccaagtcaactcgagccgctctggcaagatacaggggaccgtagtcagcctgatccgcaatcctggcaggtctcggggacacagagtcagccgagccgcaatcctggcaggtctcgggacaccaagtctgccgagccgcaaatcctggcactcacggtccgagcgtccccgtaactcgtgaggcaaagtcaagtgcactgactaactaaatcggactggatgtccgtagacatcggtccaactctgggtaatcaccaaaaataaatgggtacaaggtggtctaattagaaaatctgataaccctctgaaatctgataaattaaTTGTAATCTCTATGCTGCTGCTATTTCGTTATGTAAAGCTCATGGTCTGCTGCTAATATAAcctcaataatatatataactcaaaatgtttaacagtataaaacatgctctAAGACATGCaagaatacttattcaagatcaaataatgaaattttcttataaaaacttatttataaaaattcgtttatataaaatcaatataaaatcatttacgtAAACTCATCTAtgtaatcatttatataacttatttatataaaatcctttatgaaagaaagtccactcacagttggtccgagctagctggacctttcgaaggtccctcctgtaggtcaactggacctctggtgcctgattatccatgaataataaattaataaactgctgaataaaaagaatttaaattaaacaccctgcccccggctcctagaaatacgtgcactcatttcaagttactcatatgcccacattagcctttcagacacttagatcagttttggaagacccgatgcttaactaagcgataaaccaccagaccggccgatccgggaccccgtgggtccacggtctccgatggccaatctgggcttctctaaaggttcctcatagagaaggaaccatgttccgcgaattcggtccgaaacggacggtcggattagccgaaatcgcgttatcgcttaaaatccaaaccctagccccagggttcgcgatttcggagtatccgggactccgattcgcaatccgtcgaatcctacacgatcctggaatcatgtagaccgacatatccaaaattcagtgcgatccaactattagacgacactgcaccccaggatcgcgcgatatggaaaatcttttcggggctcaaacggactccgaatcgagatccgcgaaatcctacacgctcgtgacgtcacgaggatctcaaaacttCCCAGAGCTACTCCACCACCCTCGTCCACGCGCCGCCTCAAGCGCGGGCATATTTGGGTGTCCTAAGCGATTTCGAGTGgacgaaaaatctcggaaccaagactccaaactcctatcctaggtaaaacaccccatttggagtcacttttgttcttggatataccccaaaaagtgaccaaaaacAGTAGATCACGGCGGctgaagtttcggccaaatttcaagtcgaaaattgatcgttTTAGAGCAGAAATCGATCGAAActcatacatccatcagctagaacatgaaaaatagctgagaaaccataccttactcgatcgatttggtggagaattgaaggagaaaaacgagctggaagtttgaacTGAAAATCTGGCAACAATGGCGTTTTCCGGCGAGGTCCAGCCACGACAAGGGCAGCGGCTGGTCAAGAAATGACAgcggtcgagtggtggttcTTTTGGCACCCGTCtcggagatcggctccaagtgtggtggccggTGCGACGTCGGGAAGGCGCGGGGCTCGTGGGCTGGGGCgaaatcgggaggagagagggagaggagagagaaatgaggtgAGAGAAGGGGaggaagggataaaaatctgaatttttgaccaaattatcattttgcccttcgcggtattttgatagtattttcttcgttacaactccgattcgggtatactccgtgtctacggaatcgtttcgccgtgctctacgcaatggcgcaaacgaaatttccaaattctttctagatcaaaaagtcaatttttcccctattaaaatatgcgagggcaaacttgtctttttgctagaagatattattcctactttttagatattttgttttgggttattacattacGTGTGACATCTGTGAACTAGCCAAGAGCCATCGTGTTCCTTTTCCCTTAAGTTCACATAAAAGTTTGGTTCCCTTTTCTCttgttcattctgatgtttggggctCGGCTAAAATTACCACTCCTGGGGGAGCTAGATGGTTTGTCACGTTTATCGATAATTGCACACGTATTACCTAGGTGTCTCTTCTCCAAACAAAAAGGGACGTCAGTTCCAAATTTCAACAATCTATCAAATGGTAGAGGCACAATTTCATACCAGAATTCAGGTTTTTCAGTCTGACAATGGTTgagaatttctcaaccatgATCTTGATCAGTTCTTACAAGATTATGACATCATACACCAACGTTCATGCCTTTACACTCCCCAACAGAATAGTGTGGCTGAACGAAAGAATAGACACTTATTGGAAGTGGTTTGTGCCTATCTCTTTGGTGCCAATATTCCTCGGTCTTTTTGGGGAGAAGCCATCCTCTCTGCAGCATACCTTATCAATCGGATTCCTTCTAGTATcctcaatttccaaacccCCTTCAAATACTCTACCACCATCTCCAAATACCTCATACCAAAAACTTGGAACCCCGGATCTTTGGCTGTGTGGTCTTCGTCCACTTACATGTTCACCAACACAGCAAATTGGATCCCCAGGCTAAAAAATGTGTTTTCATCGGCTATGCACCTCATCAGAAAGGGTACCGATGTTATCATCCTCCGAGTCAGAAAGTCTATACTTCTATGGATGTTATGTTCCGGGAATCTGACATATATTTTTCAGCTGTCCAGGAGGAGGATCAAAATGCCAAGACTTCTCacatttcagaattttttccttcaaatttttcCCATATTGAAAACAACCGGTCGCAGGATTTGAGCAACCAGTCTCCTGAGACTCTACCTGAAAATGCCTGGTCGCCAGAGACTCTGCCTGAAAAGACCAGTTGCAGATTGAAAGCGACCGGTCGCCACCTACAAATCTGAATATGCTTCTTCAAAATGACCGGTCGCCAGAGGACTGCAACCGGTCGTCTCCCGGCTATCAAACTCAGGAGGAGAAAATTGAGGAGTTTTTGCCCGCTCAGGAGTATTCTTCAGCTCCAGTACCGCACCAATCACATGTTGAGGACGTCATTCAGGTAACAGTTTTTCCTGAAACTGATAACATTTAATGAAATAGCCCATGATGATTTAATTTCAGAAGCCACAGAGCCTGCATATTAGATTCCATAACTGAAGAATCGTGGAAAACCTCCAGTTCACTATGAAGCAGACTTTAATACAAAGGGGAAATATCCCATCAACAATTATGTATCCATCAACAGATTATCAGAGTCATGGGTACAATTTGTGAAGCAGTTGGCCAACATACCTGTTCCCAACAGTGTAACTGAAGCACTAGAAGAttcaaaatggaaagaagccatgaatgaagaaatgcgaGCTCTCCAGAAGAATGGCACATGGGAACTTGTGCCATTACCTCATGGAAAGAAGACAGTGGGATGAATGTGGATTTATACTGTGAAACTCAAAGCAGATGGATCCATTGAAAGATATAAAGCTAGATTAGTGGCGAAGGGGTACACACAAAGATATGGGATAAACTACCAAGAGACATTTGCTCCAGTagccaaaattaaaactatcAAAGTCCTTCTGTCTCTAGTAGCAAATCTTGATTGGCTATTACATCAGTTTGATGTCAAAACTGCTTTCTTACATGGagacttggaagaagaagtataTATGGACTTGCCACCAGGATGTAACTTAGCTCGTGACAAGGAGAATCAAGTTTGCAAGCTTAGCAAGtcattgtatgggttaaaacaATCCCCTAGGGCATGGTTTGGCAGATTCACTAAATccatgaagaattttggatatatacAGAGTAATGCATATCACACTTTGTTCTTGAAGCGTGATGGAAGAAGACTTACTGCATCAATTGTTTATGTGGATGGCATAGTTGTAACGGGAAACGACATAGGAGAGCAACTGAAACTGCAGAAGTATTTGTCCcaggaatttgagatgaaagatTTAGGTGATCTGAAGTACTTTTTAGGAATTGAAGTAGCCAGGTCCACAACTGTTATATTTCTgtctcaaaggaagtatgtATTAGATCTGCTCACTGAAACAGGAATGCTTGGATGCAAACCTGTTGATACACCCATCGAGATGAATCACAAGTTATGTGAAGACATGGATCAAGAACCAGCCAATAAGGAACAGTACCAACGCCTTGTTGGAAGGTTGATATATTTAGCTCACACAAGAGCAGATATTACATATGCTGTGAGTCTGGttagtcaatttatgcattcaCCCAGTGTGTCCCATAGGAATGCAGTTGATTGGATCTTAAGGTACTTAAAGTCAACACCTGGGAAAGGGTTAACGTTCTCCAAAAATAGAGATCTCGAAGTTGTTGGATATacagatgctgattgggctggcTCCGTTACTGACAGACGTTCTACTTCAGGTTACTTCAATTTTGTGGGAGGTAACCTAGTCACTTGGCGGAGTAAGAAGCAAAATGTAGTTTCTCGATCTAGTGCTGAAGCAGAGTATCGAGGAATGACTCAAGAAGTTTGTGAATTACTATGGAGAATAAGACTATTGACAGAATTGGGGTTCAAGACAGAAAAGTGAATGGAGTTACATTGTGATAACAAGTCAGCCATCGATATTGCCcataatccagttcaacatgatcgaactaacacatgttgaggtggatagacaatttatcaaagaaaaacttgagaaGAAGATCATCCGCCTACCATTCGTAAAATCAGAAGATCAGTTGGCTGATATCTTAACCAAAGCTGTTTGTGGAAGAGTATTTTATGACTCACTTACCAAGTTGGGCATTGATGACata
The window above is part of the Prunus dulcis chromosome 1, ALMONDv2, whole genome shotgun sequence genome. Proteins encoded here:
- the LOC117617666 gene encoding MLP-like protein 329, yielding MALSRGGNNNNYKLENVEAEVEIKSNADKLYKVFSNQHHAFPKASSDHVHDVVVHEGDWETSGSIKLWTYTADGNVEIFKEKVEIDEANKWVSFTALEGHVLEQYRSYKIIFQVTPKSGGGLVKITIHYGKLNDNDPPPHKYLCFAINVVHDMDAHLLKE